A stretch of DNA from bacterium:
CTGGTCCCGCAAGTCGTCCATGTGCTGCCGCAGGATCAGCTCGGGGTTCTCGGCCCCTCGCAGTATCCAGCCGAACAGCGAGCGGAAGATCATGCGCAGGCGACGGAACATGTCGGGCCTCCAGTTGGGAGTTGGTAGTTTGGAGTTCGGAGTTGGGGGCTGGCCGAGCGCGTGGCTGTCAACTCCCCGACTGACTGCGACGGATGCTCGCGATCAGGCCATGCAGCATCCTGGTGATCTCTTCAGCCTCCCGCAGCAGCTCGTCACTCTCGTCTGCCGATACGTACGCCAGGGCTCGCGCGATATCGAAGTAGGTCTCAAGCTCGGCCAGGCTGCCCAGGGAGATGCGGAGGAAGCGGATGAACTCCGTCCCCCCCATCCTGCCTTGCCCCTCTGCGATGTTGGCCGGTACAGAGAGGGCCGCTGACCTCATCTGCGCGACTATGCCGAATACCTCGTGGCGGGGGAAGCCGCCAGTCAACTGGTAGGTTCGGAGAACAAGCGCCTTCGAGCGCTTCCATACGTCGAGATCTCTATAGCTACTTGGCATGGCGCCCCCCTGAGCGGGTAGCCCCCCAACTCCGAACTCCCAACTCCCAACTGCTGAACTACGCCAACTCCACTCCCTTGAGCACTTCCTCCAGCGAGGCGACCGTTCCTCTTGCTGACGACAGGCGCTGCAGCGACTCCTGCCGC
This window harbors:
- a CDS encoding four helix bundle protein codes for the protein MPSSYRDLDVWKRSKALVLRTYQLTGGFPRHEVFGIVAQMRSAALSVPANIAEGQGRMGGTEFIRFLRISLGSLAELETYFDIARALAYVSADESDELLREAEEITRMLHGLIASIRRSQSGS